A window of the Phragmites australis chromosome 20, lpPhrAust1.1, whole genome shotgun sequence genome harbors these coding sequences:
- the LOC133902517 gene encoding uncharacterized protein LOC133902517 yields the protein MGRPRGGKAKKSTEAAKTEDAGSGGEEAVISACNRRGRRRPQKHLKVDTDEEEDDVKVEEDSDGAKPTVPSKGSVESGGKKRRRQPKRGCDSVVEEKDDEHVRQNGFRQLGSRRKSTPRRAAEAGVECK from the coding sequence ATGGGCAGGCCTAGAGGAGGAAAGGCTAAAAAATCCACTGAGGCAGCGAAAACCGAggacgccggcagcggcggcgaggaggccgtgATCTCAGCCTGCAATAGGAGGGGGCGGCGAAGGCCCCAGAAGCACCTCAAGGTTGACACTGACGAGGAAGAGGACGACGTCAAGGTAGAGGAGGACAGTGACGGTGCCAAACCGACCGTGCCGAGCAAGGGCTCGGTTGAGAGTGgagggaagaagaggaggcgGCAACCGAAACGCGGCTGCGACTCCGTGGTGGAGGAGAAGGATGATGAGCACGTGAGGCAGAACGGGTTCCGGCAACTTGGGAGCCGGCGGAAGAGCACCCCGCGGCGAGCTGCCGAGGCAGGGGTGGAGTGCAAGTAG